The following are encoded together in the Vigna unguiculata cultivar IT97K-499-35 chromosome 2, ASM411807v1, whole genome shotgun sequence genome:
- the LOC114171584 gene encoding cyclin-dependent kinase inhibitor 7-like, which produces MPAQVGVRTRARAALAMEPDTSARPTPKRKTITHTNQDPPKSSKSPRTRTRTTSSSLVKPLTLLPQQPEINRRCLSPTSAEIPAFCCSNNGSTSLDEDMIKLLDLEVESAQVETSTCNGAAQIEGKEMNRSSKHLENSEDTESVEINSCRASSKVQTMPTVSELEEFFVTAEKDIQKRFQDKYNYDVVKDMPLEGRYEWVQLKP; this is translated from the exons ATGCCTGCTCAGGTCGGTGTCAGGACACGCGCCCGAGCCGCATTAGCCATGGAACCTGACACTTCAGCTCGACCAACTCCCAAGAGAAAGACCATCACCCACACCAACCAAGACCCTCCTAAATCCTCCAAGTCTCCCAGAACCAGAACCAGAACCACTTCTTCTTCCCTCGTCAAACCTCTCACGCTTCTCCCGCAGCAACCGGAGATCAACCGACGCTGCCTCAGCCCTACCTCCGCTGAAATTCCTGCATTTTGCTGCTCCAACAATGGATCCACCAGCCTTGATGAGGACATGATCAAACTCTTAGATCTGGAG GTGGAGAGCGCGCAAGTTGAAACGTCGACGTGCAATGGTGCTGCACAAATTGAAGG GAAAGAGATGAATCGTTCCAGCAAGCATCTCGAAAATTCGGAGGACACAGAGTCAGTGGAGATCAATTCTTGTCGTGCCTCGTCAAAGGTTCAAACCATGCCAACGGTGTCGGAGCTGGAAGAATTCTTCGTTACCGCCGAGAAAGACATTCAGAAACGATTTCAAGATAA GTACAATTATGACGTTGTTAAGGATATGCCGCTGGAAGGACGTTATGAGTGGGTTCAGTTGAAACCATGA